In Camelina sativa cultivar DH55 chromosome 16, Cs, whole genome shotgun sequence, a single window of DNA contains:
- the LOC104750382 gene encoding peroxiredoxin-2C-like, translating to MAPITVGNVIPDGKISFFDENDQLQTVSIHSFAAGKKVVFFGVPGAFTPLCSMSHVPGFIEKAGEFKSKGIDEIICFSANDPYVMKAWGKTYTENKHVKFVGDGSGEYTHLLGLELDLKDKGMGVRTRRFAMLLDNLKVTVANVESGGEFTISSAEDILKAL from the exons ATGGCTCCAATTACAGTCGGCAATGTTATACCAGACGGAAAGATCTCATTCTTCGATGAGAATGATCAGCTTCAGACAGTCTCCATTCACTCTTTCGCCGCCGGTAAAAAAGTAGTTTTCTTTGGTGTCCCTGGTGCTTTCACTCCCCTTTGCAG TATGAGCCATGTGCCTGGATTCATTGAGAAAGCAGGGGAGTTTAAGTCAAAGGGTATTGATGAGATCATTTGCTTTAGCG CAAACGATCCGTATGTGATGAAGGCATGGGGAAAGACATACACAGAGAACAAGCACGTGAAGTTTGTAGGTGACGGGTCAGGGGAATACACACACCTACTAGGACTTGAGCTTGACCTAAAGGACAAGGGTATGGGCGTTAGGACAAGGAGATTCGCTATGTTGCTCGATAACCTCAAGGTGACTGTAGCCAATGTTGAATCTGGCGGTGAGTTCACCATTTCCAGCGCCGAAGATATCCTCAAGGCTCTCTAG
- the LOC104753585 gene encoding peroxiredoxin-2B, whose product MAPIAVGDVVPDGTISFFDENDQLQTVSVYSLAAGKKVILFGVPGAFTPTCSMKHVPGFIEKADELKSKGVDEIICFSVNDPFVMKAWGKTYPENKHVKFVADGSGEYTHLLGLELDLKDKGLGVRSRRFALLLDNLKVTVANVETGGEFTVSSAEDILKAL is encoded by the exons ATGGCTCCAATTGCTGTCGGTGAT GTTGTACCAGACGGAACTATCTCATTCTTCGATGAGAATGATCAGCTTCAGACCGTCTCCGTTTACTCTCTCGCCGCCGGTAAAAAAGTCATCCTCTTTGGTGTCCCTGGTGCTTTCACTCCCACTTGTAG TATGAAGCATGTTCCTGGGTTCATTGAGAAAGCAGATGAGCTGAAGTCAAAGGGTGTTGATGAGATCATTTGCTTTAGCG TGAATGATCCATTTGTGATGAAAGCATGGGGAAAGACATACCCAGAGAACAAGCATGTGAAGTTTGTAGCTGATGGATCAGGGGAATACACACACCTTCTAGGACTGGAGCTTGACCTCAAGGACAAGGGTCTTGGTGTTAGGTCAAGGAGATTCGCTCTGTTGCTCGATAACCTCAAGGTGACTGTAGCCAATGTTGAAACTGGTGGCGAGTTCACTGTTTCCAGCGCCGAAGATATCCTCAAGGCTCTCTAA
- the LOC104750383 gene encoding peroxiredoxin-2B: MAPIAVGDVVPDGTISFFDENDQLQTVSVYSLAAGKKVILFGVPGAFTPTCSMKHVPGFIEKADELKSKGVDEIICFSVNDPFVMKAWGKTYPENKHVKFVADGSGEYTHLLGLELDLKDKGLGVRSRRFALLLDNLKVTVANVETGGEFTVSSAEDILKAL; encoded by the exons ATGGCTCCAATTGCTGTCGGTGATGTTGTACCAGACGGAACTATCTCATTCTTCGATGAGAATGATCAGCTTCAGACCGTCTCCGTTTACTCTCTCGCCGCCGGTAAAAAAGTCATCCTCTTTGGTGTCCCTGGTGCTTTCACTCCCACTTGTAG TATGAAGCATGTTCCTGGGTTCATTGAGAAAGCAGATGAGCTGAAGTCAAAGGGTGTTGATGAGATCATTTGCTTTAGCG TGAATGATCCATTTGTGATGAAAGCATGGGGAAAGACATACCCAGAGAACAAGCATGTGAAGTTTGTAGCTGATGGATCAGGGGAATACACACACCTTCTAGGACTGGAGCTTGACCTCAAGGACAAGGGTCTTGGTGTTAGGTCAAGGAGATTCGCTCTGTTGCTCGATAACCTCAAGGTGACTGTAGCCAATGTTGAAACTGGTGGCGAGTTCACTGTTTCCAGCGCCGAAGATATCCTCAAGGCTCTCTAA
- the LOC104753586 gene encoding alkane hydroxylase MAH1-like, giving the protein MRSKLLASEKGRILLQSLMKRLDKGLVPLLDHVAEKKLVVDLQDVFKRFGFDTSFVLITGVDPGCLSFEMPHMEFARALDEAEEAILYRHVKPEMVWEMQRWFGFGDELKIKKAHSTFDRICSKCIVSKRDEIARGDIDSFSKDLSMSYMNLDTTKYKLLNPSNEKFLRDIIVNFMVAGRDSTGSALTWFFFLLSKNPKAITKIRQEINAKLSPGTKNFESFNSEEVKELVYLHGALCETLRLYPPVPFQNKPPINSDVLPSGHKVDASSKIFIFLYSLGRMKSVWGEDASEFKPERWISESGRLIHVPSFKFLSFNAGPRTCLGKDVVMTNMKTIAVKIIQNYEIKVIEGHKVEPFPSIILYMKHGLKVTVTKRCNLI; this is encoded by the coding sequence AAAGGGCTTGTCCCACTTCTTGATCACGTTGCTGAGAAGAAATTGGTCGTTGACTTACAAGACGTGTTCAAAAGATTTGGTTTCGACACTTCCTTTGTTCTTATAACCGGGGTTGATCCAGGTTGTCTCTCGTTCGAAATGCCGCATATGGAGTTTGCAAGAGCTTTAGACGAAGCAGAGGAAGCGATATTGTACAGACATGTCAAGCCAGAGATGGTTTGGGAGATGCAAAGATGGTTTGGGTTTGGAGATGagttgaaaattaaaaaagctcACTCGACATTCGACCGAATTTGCTCTAAGTGCATAGTTTCTAAGAGAGATGAAATCGCCCGTGGAGATATTGACTCTTTTTCTAAAGATTTGTCGATGTCTTACATGAATCTCGATACGACCAAGTACAAGTTGTTGAATCCTAGTAATGAAAAATTCCTTAGAGACATTATCGTAAACTTCATGGTAGCTGGTAGAGACTCCACAGGCTCTGCTCTCACttggttcttctttcttctctctaagAACCCAAAGGCGATAACCAAGATTCGTCAGGAAATCAACGCAAAACTATCTCCAGGAACCAAGAACTTCGAATCATTCAACTCTGAGGAGGTAAAAGAGTTGGTGTATTTACATGGCGCATTGTGTGAAACACTACGGCTCTATCCACCGGTTCCATTTCAGAACAAGCCTCCTATAAACTCGGATGTCCTTCCGAGCGGACACAAAGTCGATGCAAGTTCaaagattttcatttttctttactCATTGGGGAGAATGAAATCGGTTTGGGGAGAAGATGCATCGGAATTTAAACCAGAGAGATGGATTTCAGAGAGTGGAAGGTTGATTCATGTGccttcttttaagtttttatcaTTCAATGCCGGTCCAAGGACTTGTTTGGGGAAAGACGTGGTTATGACGAATATGAAGACAATAgctgtgaaaattatacaaaactATGAGATAAAGGTCATTGAAGGACACAAGGTCGAGCCATTTCCTTCTATTATTCTTTACATGAAGCATGGTCTTAAAGTTACAGTCACTAAGAGATGTAACTTGATCTGA